The Balneola sp. genomic interval GATATATAATCCAATTAGCACCATTGGGATACTTAGCAGCTGCCCCATATTTACCGCCCACTCGGTGGCAAAATCAGCTTGTGGGATCTTGGTGTATTCCAGAAAAAATCTTCCTGTAAAAAGCATAATTAAGAAAATACCAAACAAAGAGCCTTCTGGTGGATGGGCTTTATATCTCTTATAAAGAAACCAGAGTACAGCGAATACAGCAAGGCAGAGCAATGCTTCGTACAGCATAGTTGGGTGGCGTGGAATGGTTCCTGCCGGTCCGGGGAGGTTAGCAAAGATTACGCCCCAAGGAGCATCAGTAGCGGAGCCGACAATTTCAGAATTGAAAAAATTACCCGTTCGTATAAAAGCCCCTCCAACTGCGGAAGGAATAACCACACGATCAGCTAACCACCAAAAGTTCATTTTTGGGGCTTTTTTGGCTTGATAATATAAAGCGATAATGACCCCAACTGCCGCGCCATGGCTTGCCAGGCCTCCATTCCAGATTGCCAGAACCTGATCTAAGTTTCGCAGATAATAGGAGGGATCATAAAAAATGACATGACCCAGGCGCGCACCAATTACAGTAGCCACCAAAATCCAGGTCAGGATACTTTCCATCTCTTCGACTTTTCGTCCGGCGTCTTTCCACATCTTCACCCCAAACATGTAGCCAGATACAAAAGCACCGGCAAAAAGTAAGCCATACCAACGAGGAGCAATAGGGCCAAGGGAGAAAATTTCGGGGTCAATG includes:
- the lgt gene encoding prolipoprotein diacylglyceryl transferase, yielding MIALLQNLTWGIDPEIFSLGPIAPRWYGLLFAGAFVSGYMFGVKMWKDAGRKVEEMESILTWILVATVIGARLGHVIFYDPSYYLRNLDQVLAIWNGGLASHGAAVGVIIALYYQAKKAPKMNFWWLADRVVIPSAVGGAFIRTGNFFNSEIVGSATDAPWGVIFANLPGPAGTIPRHPTMLYEALLCLAVFAVLWFLYKRYKAHPPEGSLFGIFLIMLFTGRFFLEYTKIPQADFATEWAVNMGQLLSIPMVLIGLYIVFKKVDWGKRSSSMANPNP